The nucleotide window ACCATTTGACCGTGTATCAAGTGCTATTTGACTATTACAATCTAAAGAAATTCCAGTTGTTTAAACCTGATAAAATTATAATGATAGATGATAACTTGATGATTCCTAGAATTGAGTATATGGCACAAAAAATCTCAAAAAACTTATATTAAACTTAGCAATTTAGAATAATTTGAGCATCATATGACGGATTTTCCATGATACATTATAAGCATAGAAAATGGCGCGAATGAAACGCACGGCGGCACACGACCAAGGGCGTTCCTATTCTCGCCTTTTCTTCTATTACATGAATAAGTTGATTAGATCAATAATCAGTTTCATTTCTTTTAAATAAAGTGCGTTTAAGACTAGAACGTAAAACAGACGAATACGAGGGAATCTCATTACAGGAGATCACTCGTATTCGTCTGTTTTAGCGAGCATACTTATTTATTATCATATGTGCAGCCTCGTCCGCTATTTGAAAAGCCTGCTCTCGGGAGATACTGAAATCAAGCAGCAACATTTTGGGCCATAGCACCTGCCCGGCAATTACACTCATAAATTCGTTAGCCGTTTTTGCCGCATCCGGCAGGTTTATATTACCCAATTGAACTTCATCACATAAATATTGCGTCAATTTCTGCTGAACAGCACCTTCACTCAATTCAATAATGAAAAAGACTGAGCTCGGGGAACTGCTTGGCCTCTGCAATGACGACCCGAAACAAAGGAGCCATTCCATCACGAGTCAGCACGCATGCGTAATCTCGTCCGATTTTAATAATCCTTGCAAGGGAGACCTGGAGCCAGAAAACAAGACAGCCACTTTGACTACCTAATATCTATAATATAGAATGAAATAATACGGAAGCTACCGGTAAATGCCCTACTATTTGGTAGGGTATTTTAAATTAAGTTCTCTGAAAAGGAGTGAATTTATTGAGTGAACTGACCAATAAAATTATTCAAGATATAAAAAAAACGGGATTTCCATTTGAATTAAAAGCAGCAGAAATCATTAAGAAATGTGATTGGACGTTGTCTTATAACAATTTTTACATTGATAAAGATGAGAACAAAGGTAGGGAAATTGACTTAATAGCGGAATGTACTGTTGCGACTGAGGATTTTAATTCAACGCATTTCGTAGAAACTAGTATGATTTTTCCTATAGAGCTGAAACAAGCTAATCAGCACCCATGGATCTTTTTCACAACAGAACAAAATGTATATGAAAAATTTCATGATTTTTATTCAATTATTAAACATGAATCTGGATTTAATAGTTCGCATGGTAATCGTATTAGATTTATCCAGGAAATAACTAATTATCAAGGACGTTTGGCGAGATCTTTCTACGAGGCATTTACTAGAAATGCTGGGAGGGATGACATATTCAAAGCTCTGACGGGGGTGGTGAAAGCACTCGAACATCTTTATGAAAGTAGTTATTTAAGACCTAGAGAAGGTTCGGGAGATATTAATGATATTGAAGATGATGATCCATTTTATTCTCATTTTTTACAATTATACGAGCCAGTAATTATTTTTAGAGGTGAATTATTTGAGGCACGGGTAGATGAGGAGGATGTCATAGTTAAAGATACAGATTATGTACTTGTGTCGTTTAACTACATATCACCCTATTACAATAGAGAGTCTAGTTACTTAGTTCATATTGTAAAAGAAGAGTATGTAGAAGAATTTTTCAGAGAGAAGAAAAATGGGTTACATAAGTTGCATGCAATGTTAACAGATTCAGAATATGAAGTGGTAAGTTTATGATCTCTATACGTAAGGATCGATGTGCGATTCACGACTTTATTGTAGAAACAGAAGTGGTTTGGGATTAACCAAGAATTGTCGAGGGACAAGAACATAATCCCATTAAAGTCGCTATTTTAGTGGCTTTTTTATTTTATCAGTACAAGTTCGTGTCCAGAGACAAGGACACGAACTTGTACTGATTGCCGAAATTACGTAAGAGGATTTATTCATTAAATGACACTCCTATGGCAAAGTTAAATTGAATGTGAACTTGGTGCTTACGGAACATATGCACGTCGACATAACTGATTTTCTCATGTTTTAATCAAGGTTGACATTCAGTCAACAAATGTTACAAAATAAAGTTTAGGGAGGTTAAATAAATGGATGATAAAATGAATGATCAAGGTGGTACCTTTTTTTCGATTAAACGGATTTCTCGTGACTTAACACACCTCACCAACCAAATATGCGCTAAATTAGAAGACGGACTCTCTTCTGCCCAGATAGATGTATTACGCTGTTTATGGAAAACAGGAGATGGACTTACTCAAAAAGAGATATTGGAGAAGTTAAATATCCGTCCTGCATCGTTATCAAATCTTATTGACTGCTTGGTTGCAGGGGGTTGGGTGATCCGGAAGGTTGATTCAAAAGATGCACGTGTGAAAAGAATATTTCTTACAGAGACAGGTAAAGCGCAAGAAGAAAAGAATTTGCATACAATTGATGTTATTGAACAGAAAATGCAAGAAGGATTTACGAATGAAGAAATATCCTTAATGCGAGTCTGGCTACAACGCATGGAAAAAAATATTAAAAGATAATTTCTTGACAGAACTCTTTAACACGTCTTATTATTTAGTTTACCTAAATAAATATTATTGTAGGATGAATTGAGGTGAATATGTTAATTATATTGAAAATAATGAGAAGACACTCTGTTTATATATTTAGTAATACTAAATATTAGTTTAAGCTGTAGCATTGGATAGCTAAGCAGTTACGAGTATCACTGGAGTAACAAAGCGCCCAATCATCTTGAAAGAAGCATACTACCCTTTTCACTAGAGTATTTAAAGTGTGTTTAATTTTTTGGAATGAGATGAAGATTCAAGTAATCATATTTCAGCTCAATATTTTCAGAATTACAAATTATCGATTACAAGGTGGATTAATAAAATGAGTAAAACTTGGAAACTACAGATATACTTGCTGACCCTAATCAGCCTTTTAGTCGGCACTTCGCAAAATGTCTTTGTGGGCATTTTGGACAAAGTTGCTGATTATGCTGGTGTAACCGTCTCTGCTGCTGGTCAGCTTGTTACCCTATTTGCATTAGCCAATGCAATAGGCACGCCTATCATTATTTTAGCAACAGCGAAGTTAGATCAGCGTAAACAGTTGATATTGGCTCTCTCTTTAACTGTTCTAGGAAGTGCTATGACGGTCATTTTTTCTGGTTTCGGATTTTTGATGCTGTCACGCATTGTACTCGGAGTTGGAATGGGAGTCTTTATTGTCACTGCCTTCTCCCTCGCAGCAAAATTATCACCACGAGGTCATCAGGCGAGTGCCCTGGCTACTGTGACAATGGGATTTAGTGCTTCTCTTGTCATTGGAGTCCCCATAGGCCGTTTCATTGCTGCATCATTCGATTGGAAGGTAATTTATTGGGGCATCGGTCTCTTATGTCTCCTAGCAATTTTTGCTGTCGCTAGAATGATTCCTGCAACAAAAAACGAAGCGCCAGTTCCTCTTAGCAAACAACTCGCACTTTTGAAGAATTCAAAGATTACTTTCTCTCTCTGCGTGACATTCTTTTTATTTATTGGTTACGCGGTATTTTATACGTATATTACACCTTTCCTGAATACCGTCTCACCGATGAGCGAACGAGCATTAAGCCTTACTCTACTTGTTCTCGGGATTGCAACATTAATTGGTTCCAAGCTCGGTGGATTTATGACGGACCGTTTAGGCTTCGCCCGTACACTATTTTTCGGTATGTCTGTTAATGCTCTTGCTCTTATAATGCTCTCTACCATAGCAGGGTCGTATATTGTCACTTTTGTTTTGCTTATGGTTTGGGCGATTGCTGCTTGGACATCAGGGCCAACCCTGCAGTACAACCTCGTCTCCATCGCTCCAGAGGCGTCCGGAATTATTCTTAGTTTAAACAGCTCCGTCTTGCAACTTGGGATGGCTACGGGTGCGGCTTTCGGAGGGCTGGTCACTGCCGGATTATCCATTCAATCAGTCAGTTTGGTAGCCGCTGCTTCAGTTGTCGTTGCAATTAGTATTTTTGCAATTTCATTCGCTTTGTTCCGTTCCAATGTCAAGACCAGATTAAACGGATAATACGCATGTTTCAACAAACAAGTTAAAATGAAAGGGGAAGATATACATGAAAGAGAAAAGACAACTTAAAATTGGTGGTACCATAGATGGAGTTGGGTGGAATTATATGGGTTGGCGTCACCCAGATATGCCAGCTAATGCTAGTGAGAGCATAGAGTACTATGTACAAAAAGCTAAAAGATTAGAAGAAGGAAAGTTTGACACTATCTTTTTAACTGACGTCAGCCATATAGGACCGAATATGATCCCACATTATCTGAGCATGTTCGAAGGTGTAACTATTCTCTCTGCCTTAAGCATGGTGACTCATTCAATCGGGCTAACTGCAACCATTGCTACTTCCTATGCAGATCCATTCACCGTTGCCCGACAGATGGCTTCTTTAGATAAAATTAGTAATGGACGTGCAGGCTGGAATGCCATAACTTCAAATCCGGGAGGATTAGCAAATTATAGCCGCAACCATCTTTCAAAAGCAGATCTGTATCCTATGAAAAAAGAGTTTTTAGAGATAGTTGAAGGCCTATGGGACTCCTATGAGGATGACGCTTTTATACGGGATAAGCAAAGCGGTATATTCTTTAATCCGAAAAAAATGCACGCTCTAAACTTTAAAGGGGAGTATTTTTCAGTGGATGGCCCGTTAAATATTAGCCGTTCGAGACAAGGAAGACCCGTGATTTTCCAAGCGGGCTCCTCTTCGGATTTCATGAATATTGCCGCAAAGCATGCTGACGGAGTATTCCTCCCTTCTGATGACTTAGAGGATGCTAAAGCATTCAGTCATGAGGTGAAGAGAAGGGTCGCAT belongs to Paenibacillus sp. FSL H8-0079 and includes:
- a CDS encoding NtaA/DmoA family FMN-dependent monooxygenase (This protein belongs to a clade of FMN-dependent monooxygenases, within a broader family of flavin-dependent oxidoreductases, the luciferase-like monooxygenase (LMM) family, some of whose members use coenzyme F420 rather than FMN.) gives rise to the protein MKEKRQLKIGGTIDGVGWNYMGWRHPDMPANASESIEYYVQKAKRLEEGKFDTIFLTDVSHIGPNMIPHYLSMFEGVTILSALSMVTHSIGLTATIATSYADPFTVARQMASLDKISNGRAGWNAITSNPGGLANYSRNHLSKADLYPMKKEFLEIVEGLWDSYEDDAFIRDKQSGIFFNPKKMHALNFKGEYFSVDGPLNISRSRQGRPVIFQAGSSSDFMNIAAKHADGVFLPSDDLEDAKAFSHEVKRRVALEGRSPDDFIITLSHNPIVGRTDREAEEKFQELESLMPGYRILKPKFFGSAEKVADQIEQWYEAGAMDLLKIRQEHPSGFDDFINLVIPILQEKGIFRTEYESHTLCGNLGLPYPENRYSM
- a CDS encoding MFS transporter, with product MSKTWKLQIYLLTLISLLVGTSQNVFVGILDKVADYAGVTVSAAGQLVTLFALANAIGTPIIILATAKLDQRKQLILALSLTVLGSAMTVIFSGFGFLMLSRIVLGVGMGVFIVTAFSLAAKLSPRGHQASALATVTMGFSASLVIGVPIGRFIAASFDWKVIYWGIGLLCLLAIFAVARMIPATKNEAPVPLSKQLALLKNSKITFSLCVTFFLFIGYAVFYTYITPFLNTVSPMSERALSLTLLVLGIATLIGSKLGGFMTDRLGFARTLFFGMSVNALALIMLSTIAGSYIVTFVLLMVWAIAAWTSGPTLQYNLVSIAPEASGIILSLNSSVLQLGMATGAAFGGLVTAGLSIQSVSLVAAASVVVAISIFAISFALFRSNVKTRLNG
- a CDS encoding MarR family transcriptional regulator, translated to MDDKMNDQGGTFFSIKRISRDLTHLTNQICAKLEDGLSSAQIDVLRCLWKTGDGLTQKEILEKLNIRPASLSNLIDCLVAGGWVIRKVDSKDARVKRIFLTETGKAQEEKNLHTIDVIEQKMQEGFTNEEISLMRVWLQRMEKNIKR